A region of Halalkaliarchaeum desulfuricum DNA encodes the following proteins:
- a CDS encoding ABC transporter substrate-binding protein: MTGASAASAGILSIAGCVGEEEEDPDDPDDPDDPDDPDDPDDPDDPVDELDEITITLSQFPDTIDPLDHITGDYFDIYDHIYEPLFDFEPGEGIFPRVAEEWEAQGDGTTHVYLRDDVVFHNGDPLTAGDVAWTINRTVDPEKGVPSPIGTFGLGSIEGAEAVDDTTVAINYGAAPGLAEFEFGNYARAINRDWAIEQHDAENEAISGADAENFNGTGPYEVVEFESGVEVVVEAFDDYWGPDPPFERITFNADGESSGRAAAIETGEADVTINILPEDVATINQAPDAEVRNVTSFRTVFCPMKNTVPPFDSQEFRQAMNYAVDNEEIVSTILSGFGEPRGQPVSPGINGFNPDIEPYEQDIGMAESLVEESGYGDVEIELYAPSGRYLNDAEIGETVADQIDQLDNVNCEANIVEFGVVSDANQAGVDPDEFEDTWEIPFYMIGWGVITGDTDYGVQGFFTIPDNPNRTFDDEELSDAILESQQIQDPDDRREQLEYVNELAHEKAPFVYLHTQESIYGVNEQIQWEPREDETIYTWEMDT; encoded by the coding sequence ACCCGGATGATCCGGACGATCCTGTCGATGAACTCGACGAGATCACGATCACGCTCTCGCAGTTCCCCGACACGATCGACCCGCTCGATCACATCACCGGCGACTACTTCGACATATACGATCACATTTACGAACCGCTGTTCGACTTCGAGCCCGGCGAAGGGATCTTCCCCCGCGTCGCCGAGGAGTGGGAAGCACAGGGCGACGGAACGACACACGTCTATCTCCGGGACGACGTTGTGTTCCACAACGGCGATCCTTTGACTGCCGGGGACGTAGCATGGACGATCAACCGAACCGTCGATCCGGAGAAGGGAGTTCCCAGCCCGATCGGAACCTTCGGACTCGGATCGATCGAGGGAGCCGAAGCCGTCGACGACACCACGGTGGCGATCAATTACGGTGCCGCCCCGGGACTCGCGGAGTTCGAGTTCGGTAACTACGCGAGAGCGATCAACAGGGACTGGGCGATCGAACAGCACGACGCCGAAAACGAGGCGATCTCGGGGGCGGATGCTGAGAACTTCAACGGAACCGGTCCCTACGAGGTCGTGGAGTTCGAATCCGGTGTCGAAGTCGTCGTCGAAGCGTTCGACGACTACTGGGGTCCCGACCCCCCGTTCGAGCGGATCACGTTCAACGCGGACGGCGAATCCAGCGGCCGCGCCGCCGCAATCGAAACCGGCGAGGCTGACGTCACAATAAACATCCTGCCGGAGGACGTCGCCACGATCAACCAGGCTCCCGACGCCGAGGTCAGGAACGTGACGAGTTTCCGGACCGTCTTCTGTCCGATGAAGAACACGGTCCCGCCGTTCGACAGCCAGGAGTTCCGGCAGGCGATGAACTACGCGGTCGACAACGAGGAGATCGTCAGCACGATCCTCTCCGGGTTCGGCGAACCCCGGGGCCAGCCCGTCTCGCCCGGAATCAACGGATTCAACCCGGACATCGAACCGTACGAGCAGGACATCGGAATGGCCGAGAGCCTCGTCGAGGAGAGCGGGTACGGCGACGTGGAGATCGAGCTGTACGCGCCTTCAGGTCGGTATCTCAACGACGCCGAAATCGGTGAGACTGTCGCAGACCAGATCGACCAGCTCGACAACGTGAACTGCGAGGCGAACATCGTCGAGTTCGGGGTCGTCTCGGACGCGAACCAGGCCGGCGTCGATCCCGACGAGTTCGAAGACACCTGGGAGATCCCGTTCTACATGATCGGGTGGGGCGTCATCACCGGCGACACCGACTACGGCGTCCAGGGCTTCTTTACGATCCCGGACAACCCGAACCGGACGTTCGACGACGAGGAGCTCAGCGACGCGATCCTCGAGAGCCAGCAGATCCAGGATCCCGACGACCGGCGCGAACAGCTCGAGTACGTCAACGAACTGGCCCACGAGAAGGCGCCGTTCGTCTACCTGCACACCCAGGAGAGCATCTACGGCGTCAACGAGCAAATACAGTGGGAGCCCCGCGAGGACGAAACCATCTACACCTGGGAGATGGACACGTAA